From Candidatus Eisenbacteria bacterium:
GACGGTTGCGAGCATGCCCATGTAGTCGGCGCCGACCCGATCCATGCCTCGAGCACTCGCCGCCAGACCGCGGAAAATGTTGCCGCCACCCAGCACGATGCCGACCTGAATTCCGAGCGCGTGCACGTCGCGGATCTCGTCCGCGACGCTCGAGATCACGTCCTCGGCGATGCCGTGACCTCCGTCTTCGCCGGCGAGGATCTCACCGCTCAGCTTGAGCAGGACGCGCTGCCAGCGCGCGGCCACGCGCTAGTCCTGACCGAGCCGGAAACGCGAGAAGCGTCGCACCACGATGTTCTCGCCGGTCTTCGAGCCGGCCGCCTTCACCAGGTCGCCTACCGACTGCTTGTCGTCCTTGATGTACGGCTGTTCCATGAGGCACACCTCGGAGAAGAACTTGTCGATCTTTCCCTGCACGATCTTCTCGAGCATGTTTGCCGGCTTGCCCTGGCCCTCCATCTGGGCGAGCAGGATCTCCTTCTCCTTCTCGACCCGTGCCGCCGGGACCTCGGAGCGCGTCACGAAGTCGGCGCCAGCCGCGGCGACCTGCATGGCCAGCTCGCGCACCAGGGCGCCGAACTCCGGCGTGCGGGCGACGAAGTCGGTCTCGCAGTTCACTTCGATCAGCACCCCGATGCGATTGCCGGGATGGATGTAGGCCTCGACCAGTCCTTCGGAGGCCGCACGCTCGCCTCGCTTCTCGGCCTTCGCGATGCCGGCCTTGCGCAGGTTCTCGACCGCCTTTTCGACGTCACCCGCGGCCTCCGCGAGCGCCTTCTTGCATTCCATCATTCCCGCTCCGGTCATCTCCCGGAGCTGCCTGACCTGATCCGCGGTGATCTGCATGGAACTCCTCGTGCGTCGGAACGCCCGCCCGCGCGGCGGCGCGGACGGGCGGAAAGGTGGAGAGTGGGTCCGAACTCAGCGTGCGCGGGCGCCGGCCACCGCATCGCGACTCTCGGCCTCGGCGGCGTCACCGCCGAACGAAACCGTCTGCGCGTCGCTGCCTTCGAGCGCTGCGGCACGCGACTCGATCACGGTGTCCGCCACGAACGACGTGAAGAGCTTGATGGCGCGCAGCGCGTCGTCGTTGCCGGGAACCGGGAAGTCGATGAGATTCGGGTCGCAGTTCGTGTCGACCACACCGACGATCGGGATGCCGAGGCGATTCGCTTCCTGCACCGCGATCTTTTCCTTCTTGGTATCGAGAATGAACACCACCGCCGGCAGCCCGGGCATCTCCTTGATACCGGAGAACACGAACTGCAGGCGCTCGCGCTCGCGCTGACGCCGCGACGCTTCCTTCTTGGTGAGCTTCTCGAACGTGCCGTCCTCGGCCATGCGATCGAGATCTTTGAGACTCTTGATGCTGCCGCGGATGGTCTTGAAGTTCGTGAGCATGCCGCCCAGCCAGCGCTCGGTGACGTGGTACTGCCCGCTGCGCGCGGCCTGTTCCGCCACCATGCCCTTGCCCTGCTTCTTGGTGCCGACGAACAACACATGTCCGCCACCGCGCACCGCACGCTGGATCGCGTTGCGCGCCTCGTCGAGGCACTGCAGGGTCTTCTGGAGGTCGATGATGTAGATGCCGTTGCGCTCCATGAAGATGAAGCGCTTCATCTGAGGATTCCAGCGTCGAGTCTGGTGTCCGAAATGGACGCCGGCCTCGAGCAGATCCTTGAGTACGATCTGAGCCACGTGACTCCTCCCGGGGTTACTTCCTCCGCCGAAGTGCTGGTTTGCGCCCCGCAGCGTCCTTCTCCGGATGGAGGTTGGGACACCGACCCCGGTGCGCGGCACTCGACGTGTGTGATGTCGTCCGGGCGAAGGCCCCGGACGCGCGGATCAGCGCTTGCTGAACTGGAAGCGCTTACGCGCGCCCGGCTGTCCGTACTTCTTGCGTTCCTTCATGCGCGAATCGCGGGTCAGCAGCCCCTCGCGACCGAGCAGCGAACGCAATGCTTCGTCCTCACTCAGCAGCGCCCGTGCGATCGCCATGCGA
This genomic window contains:
- the tsf gene encoding translation elongation factor Ts — protein: MQITADQVRQLREMTGAGMMECKKALAEAAGDVEKAVENLRKAGIAKAEKRGERAASEGLVEAYIHPGNRIGVLIEVNCETDFVARTPEFGALVRELAMQVAAAGADFVTRSEVPAARVEKEKEILLAQMEGQGKPANMLEKIVQGKIDKFFSEVCLMEQPYIKDDKQSVGDLVKAAGSKTGENIVVRRFSRFRLGQD
- the rpsB gene encoding 30S ribosomal protein S2 — encoded protein: MAQIVLKDLLEAGVHFGHQTRRWNPQMKRFIFMERNGIYIIDLQKTLQCLDEARNAIQRAVRGGGHVLFVGTKKQGKGMVAEQAARSGQYHVTERWLGGMLTNFKTIRGSIKSLKDLDRMAEDGTFEKLTKKEASRRQRERERLQFVFSGIKEMPGLPAVVFILDTKKEKIAVQEANRLGIPIVGVVDTNCDPNLIDFPVPGNDDALRAIKLFTSFVADTVIESRAAALEGSDAQTVSFGGDAAEAESRDAVAGARAR